In one Hyphomicrobium sp. 99 genomic region, the following are encoded:
- a CDS encoding CDGSH iron-sulfur domain-containing protein — protein MSDEAVIAQTGPYQVELTEGQEYWYCRCGRSKTQPFCDGSHEGTSFEPMRFVPDHSGTFNLCGCKATDDEPYCDGTHNVL, from the coding sequence ATGTCTGACGAGGCCGTTATTGCCCAAACCGGGCCCTACCAGGTCGAACTCACTGAGGGTCAGGAATATTGGTATTGCCGGTGCGGCCGATCCAAGACCCAGCCCTTCTGCGATGGCTCGCATGAAGGCACGTCCTTCGAACCGATGCGGTTCGTCCCGGACCATTCCGGCACCTTCAATCTCTGCGGCTGCAAGGCGACCGACGACGAACCCTACTGCGACGGCACTCACAACGTATTGTAA
- the purB gene encoding adenylosuccinate lyase has protein sequence MIPRYSRPEMTRIWEPETRFRIWFEIEAHAATASAQIGIIPETAAKNIWEKGSAATFDVARIDEIEAVTKHDVIAFLTHLAEHVGPDARFIHQGMTSSDVLDTCLNVQLVRAADLLIADLDRLLAALKTRAFEYKDAITIGRSHGIHAEPTTFGVKLAYAYAEFERARERMVAARKEVATCAISGAVGTFANVDPRIEEYVAEKMGLVPEPVSTQIIPRDRHAMYFATLGVVASSIERLAIEIRHLQRTEVLEAEEYFSPGQKGSSAMPHKRNPVLSENLTGLARMVRAYALPAMENVALWHERDISHSSVERMIGPDATVTLDFALARLAGVIEKLVVYPETMKRNMEKLGGLHNSQRVLLALTQAGVSREDAYAIVQRNAMKTWELGKDFLTELKSDKDVTAKVPPAALDAMFDIDYHTAHVDTIFRRVFGNA, from the coding sequence ATGATACCCCGCTACTCACGACCCGAAATGACCCGCATCTGGGAGCCTGAGACGCGCTTCAGAATCTGGTTCGAAATCGAAGCCCACGCCGCGACAGCCAGCGCTCAGATCGGCATAATTCCGGAGACTGCGGCAAAAAACATCTGGGAAAAAGGTTCGGCAGCCACCTTCGACGTCGCTCGCATCGACGAAATCGAGGCGGTAACGAAACACGACGTGATCGCCTTCTTGACCCACCTCGCCGAGCACGTGGGCCCGGACGCCCGCTTTATCCACCAGGGGATGACGTCGTCCGACGTGTTGGACACCTGCCTCAACGTGCAATTGGTGCGCGCCGCTGACCTTCTGATAGCGGACCTCGACCGTCTGCTCGCCGCACTCAAGACCCGCGCCTTCGAATACAAGGACGCCATCACCATCGGGCGCAGTCACGGCATCCATGCCGAACCGACGACGTTCGGCGTCAAGCTCGCCTATGCCTACGCTGAATTCGAGCGCGCGCGCGAGCGCATGGTTGCAGCCCGGAAAGAAGTCGCCACCTGCGCCATCTCGGGCGCGGTCGGAACCTTCGCCAACGTCGATCCGCGCATCGAGGAGTACGTGGCCGAGAAAATGGGCCTCGTACCCGAGCCCGTTTCGACGCAAATCATTCCGCGCGACCGCCACGCCATGTACTTCGCGACGCTCGGCGTCGTGGCCTCGAGCATCGAGCGCCTCGCCATCGAGATCCGCCATCTGCAGCGAACGGAAGTGCTGGAAGCGGAAGAGTACTTCTCGCCCGGCCAGAAGGGCTCGTCGGCGATGCCCCACAAGCGAAACCCAGTGCTGTCGGAAAATCTGACGGGTCTCGCCCGCATGGTTCGCGCCTACGCGCTACCTGCGATGGAAAACGTCGCCCTCTGGCACGAGCGCGACATCTCGCATTCGAGCGTCGAGCGCATGATCGGCCCGGATGCGACAGTCACGCTCGACTTCGCGCTCGCTCGCCTCGCCGGTGTCATCGAAAAGCTCGTCGTCTATCCGGAGACGATGAAGCGCAACATGGAGAAGCTCGGCGGATTGCATAATTCCCAGCGCGTACTTCTGGCGTTGACCCAGGCAGGCGTCAGCCGCGAGGACGCCTACGCCATCGTTCAGCGCAACGCCATGAAGACCTGGGAATTGGGCAAGGATTTTCTGACCGAACTCAAGTCGGACAAGGACGTGACGGCGAAGGTGCCGCCCGCCGCGCTCGATGCGATGTTCGACATCGATTATCATACCGCCCACGTCGACACGATCTTCCGGCGCGTATTCGGCAACGCATGA
- a CDS encoding phosphatase PAP2 family protein, whose amino-acid sequence MSAPGFAFGIEERHEHDPAEEKPGIDAIDLIKGAVAVGALSFAVFALMPGIDLKVAHLFYAGNGQFVGNQLPAVGVIRFGFNAAFYVTCALTVVGLVISGRTASSWLGFGIRKWLFLALCLLTGPLVVANIGFKDHWGRARPRDVVEFAGSKAFTAPFPPSSQCSFNCSFVSGEASSVFIVLFAAALLFRSLSRNFVAFGILLGGLAGLTRMAQGGHFLSDVIFAGVLMAITAGCMQLLFDTLEGEPRRLIESDLG is encoded by the coding sequence ATGTCGGCGCCGGGCTTTGCTTTCGGTATTGAAGAGCGCCATGAGCATGATCCGGCCGAAGAAAAGCCGGGTATCGATGCGATTGACCTGATCAAGGGCGCCGTTGCCGTCGGCGCCCTTTCGTTCGCCGTCTTCGCCTTGATGCCCGGCATCGATCTCAAAGTCGCCCATCTGTTCTACGCGGGAAACGGCCAGTTCGTCGGCAATCAGTTGCCGGCCGTTGGCGTGATACGCTTCGGCTTCAACGCCGCTTTCTATGTGACGTGCGCTCTGACCGTCGTTGGATTGGTCATCTCAGGCCGAACGGCCTCCAGCTGGCTGGGCTTCGGAATAAGAAAATGGCTGTTCCTCGCCCTTTGCCTGCTGACAGGCCCCCTCGTGGTTGCGAACATCGGCTTCAAGGACCACTGGGGCCGAGCCCGTCCGCGAGATGTCGTCGAATTCGCCGGCAGCAAGGCGTTCACCGCGCCGTTCCCGCCCTCAAGCCAATGCTCGTTCAATTGCTCGTTCGTCTCAGGCGAGGCCTCTTCGGTATTTATCGTGCTGTTCGCCGCTGCTCTTCTTTTCAGATCACTCTCCCGCAACTTTGTAGCATTCGGCATTCTGCTAGGCGGCCTTGCCGGATTGACGCGTATGGCTCAAGGCGGGCACTTCCTGTCCGACGTCATCTTCGCGGGGGTTTTGATGGCCATCACAGCCGGATGCATGCAACTCCTTTTCGACACATTGGAAGGCGAGCCTCGCCGTTTGATCGAATCGGATTTGGGCTGA
- a CDS encoding phosphatase PAP2 family protein — MGIMIAGEPQADCGAQEKSRLVALLLWGAAIVGVLAGIFFNLFPQVDINTAALFYKGDGVFVGKGGGIYYGASSTIADVIRLTLYSTFVGLCILTAAGLAASVLRKRASFGLTAPKWLFLAACLVIGPGIVSNTILKDNWGRARPVHLVEFGGTKTYTPPLVPSKQCEKNCSFVAGEASMAYTAFFAAAFLFAGMGRRLLLAGVLCGLFSGLVRMSQGAHFISDVIFAGVAMAATVAGIYLLFDLISRTGGPNPATDPPNPLARWCSW, encoded by the coding sequence ATGGGAATCATGATCGCGGGCGAACCGCAAGCCGACTGTGGAGCACAGGAAAAAAGCAGATTAGTCGCGTTGCTCCTTTGGGGTGCCGCGATTGTCGGCGTGCTCGCCGGCATTTTTTTCAACCTGTTCCCCCAGGTCGATATCAACACTGCCGCTCTTTTCTATAAGGGCGACGGCGTCTTTGTCGGCAAAGGCGGCGGCATCTATTACGGCGCATCGAGCACCATCGCCGACGTGATCCGCCTCACGCTTTATTCCACCTTCGTCGGTCTCTGCATTCTGACGGCCGCGGGTCTCGCGGCCTCCGTCCTTCGCAAGCGCGCCAGCTTTGGTCTCACCGCTCCGAAATGGCTCTTCCTAGCGGCGTGCCTCGTGATCGGACCGGGCATCGTCAGCAACACCATTCTCAAAGACAATTGGGGCCGGGCGAGACCCGTTCACCTCGTCGAGTTCGGCGGTACGAAAACCTATACGCCTCCGCTCGTGCCTTCGAAGCAGTGCGAGAAAAACTGTTCGTTCGTAGCGGGCGAAGCTTCGATGGCCTACACGGCGTTCTTCGCAGCCGCATTTCTTTTTGCTGGCATGGGAAGGCGGCTCCTTCTCGCGGGTGTTCTCTGTGGCCTTTTCTCCGGCCTCGTGCGCATGTCGCAAGGCGCACACTTCATATCTGACGTCATCTTCGCCGGGGTTGCGATGGCCGCAACAGTCGCCGGCATTTACCTGCTGTTCGATTTGATTTCGCGGACAGGTGGCCCCAATCCGGCAACCGACCCGCCCAATCCGCTTGCTCGATGGTGCTCATGGTAA
- a CDS encoding glycosyltransferase family 2 protein, protein MVTSEPLTGISASDTLSPPVGSLGKAGNLRPRLTVVIPTYCEAGNIAAMIAALDAALAGVRWEVIFVDDDSPDGTMGVIRSIGANDPRVRAMRRVGRRGLAGAVIEGMLASAADIVAVVDADLQHDEKLLPAMLSDIEGSDADIVIGTRYSQSGEAREGFSTARRISSTIATALSNLLLRTNVSDPMSGFFMLKRNLIDTIAPNLSPGGFKLLLDILASAPAGVRIHEMPYVFRPRRVGKSKLDGIVIADFLGLLLAKVSGNLVPPRFVLFALVGTLGLIIHLLALRFAIHVSGTTFNAAQIFASFVAMTFNFFLNNVLTFRDRRLSGFEAIKGLLIFYAVCSVGALANIGVADLVYSHDTTWWRAGIAGALMAAVFNYAVSSALTWRR, encoded by the coding sequence ATGGTAACTTCCGAACCGCTAACCGGCATCTCCGCGTCGGATACCTTGAGCCCGCCCGTTGGGTCTTTGGGCAAGGCCGGCAATTTGCGGCCGCGATTGACGGTCGTCATCCCGACCTACTGCGAGGCCGGAAATATCGCCGCGATGATCGCCGCGCTCGATGCCGCTCTCGCCGGCGTCCGCTGGGAAGTGATCTTCGTCGACGACGACAGCCCTGACGGCACGATGGGCGTCATCCGCTCCATCGGCGCGAACGATCCGCGCGTCCGCGCCATGCGCCGTGTCGGCCGCCGCGGACTGGCGGGCGCCGTCATCGAAGGCATGCTCGCCTCCGCCGCCGATATCGTGGCCGTTGTCGATGCCGACCTCCAGCACGATGAAAAATTGCTGCCGGCCATGTTGAGCGACATCGAAGGCAGCGACGCTGACATCGTCATCGGCACCCGTTACAGCCAGTCGGGCGAGGCCCGTGAAGGCTTTTCGACGGCGCGCCGCATATCGAGCACGATTGCGACGGCTCTTTCGAACCTCCTCCTGCGGACGAACGTCAGCGATCCGATGAGCGGCTTCTTCATGCTCAAAAGAAACCTGATCGACACGATCGCACCGAACCTTTCGCCGGGCGGATTCAAACTCCTTCTCGACATTCTGGCGTCCGCGCCCGCAGGCGTACGCATTCACGAGATGCCCTACGTCTTCCGCCCGCGCCGGGTAGGCAAGTCGAAGCTCGACGGCATCGTAATCGCGGATTTTCTCGGGCTGCTTCTGGCCAAGGTCTCCGGAAATTTGGTGCCGCCCCGGTTCGTCCTGTTCGCGCTCGTCGGAACGCTGGGCCTCATCATCCATCTTCTCGCGCTTCGTTTCGCGATCCACGTCAGCGGCACAACCTTCAACGCCGCCCAGATCTTCGCGTCGTTCGTCGCCATGACCTTCAACTTCTTCTTGAACAACGTCCTGACGTTCCGTGATCGCCGCTTGAGCGGGTTCGAGGCGATCAAGGGCCTTCTGATCTTCTACGCCGTGTGCAGCGTCGGCGCCCTCGCCAACATCGGCGTCGCCGACCTCGTCTACAGCCACGATACGACGTGGTGGCGCGCCGGCATCGCAGGCGCACTGATGGCGGCCGTCTTCAATTACGCGGTCAGCTCTGCTCTCACCTGGCGGCGATGA
- a CDS encoding glycosyltransferase family 39 protein, with protein sequence MTAVLTTEAATGPAPSARKLDERNANSILLAAILALTAIRLGLASYLGLVDDEAYYRIWSLGSSLSYLDHPPMVAWIIGAGRAIAGDTTLGVRLLGPLIGAGGALVLWRTAHLLYGAEIARASVWIMLAMPLLAVGGIIVTPDLPSVLFAGLVVWALAELDRSQNPRWWLAVGLFAGLGFLSKYTNLFLGGTILVWLIAAPENRKWFRTAELWIGGVIAAIVASPVVIWNAEHDWASFTKQFGRVAHSGAAGPTYLLEFIGVFLALASPVIAVLAIVGLVKITRSAIESRGERRNDVLLAASILPMLIYFAAHALHDRVQGNWPAPLYPSLAICAAITLQNLSLKRQRTTFLVALGIGFAMTVAIYAHAVHPLAATAKDPTEQMRGWPALADAIEAKRRETNAGWVATSSYATTGQLLMGLKGRSEVAQLDQRIRYEFLPPLAPSLLEKPALYVELERRVDLPLMKQKFRKIEPLGTLTRANGTPGGATYVLYLLSDPPTPPL encoded by the coding sequence ATGACGGCCGTTCTCACCACCGAAGCGGCGACCGGCCCAGCGCCCTCCGCACGAAAGCTCGACGAGCGAAACGCAAACAGCATCCTGCTCGCCGCCATCCTCGCGTTGACCGCCATTCGTCTGGGCCTCGCAAGCTACCTCGGCCTCGTCGACGACGAGGCCTACTATCGAATCTGGTCCCTTGGCTCCTCGCTCTCCTATCTGGATCACCCGCCGATGGTCGCCTGGATCATCGGCGCGGGACGCGCCATCGCCGGAGACACGACACTTGGTGTCCGGCTGCTTGGACCGCTGATCGGTGCAGGTGGCGCCCTCGTTCTTTGGCGAACTGCCCACCTCCTCTACGGAGCGGAAATCGCTAGGGCGTCGGTTTGGATCATGCTGGCGATGCCGCTGCTCGCGGTCGGCGGCATCATCGTCACGCCGGATCTGCCCTCCGTGCTTTTCGCCGGGCTTGTCGTCTGGGCGCTCGCCGAACTGGACCGCAGCCAAAACCCGAGATGGTGGCTCGCGGTCGGACTGTTCGCGGGTCTCGGTTTTCTTTCGAAATATACGAACCTATTTCTCGGCGGCACCATTCTCGTCTGGCTGATAGCTGCGCCCGAAAATCGCAAATGGTTCCGCACGGCCGAGCTCTGGATTGGCGGCGTCATCGCGGCCATTGTCGCGAGCCCCGTCGTCATCTGGAACGCCGAGCATGACTGGGCATCGTTCACGAAGCAGTTCGGACGCGTCGCACACAGCGGCGCTGCGGGACCGACCTATCTGCTTGAATTCATCGGCGTCTTCCTCGCGCTTGCGAGCCCTGTCATCGCAGTGCTCGCCATCGTTGGTCTCGTGAAGATCACCCGCTCAGCAATCGAAAGCCGGGGCGAGAGGCGCAACGATGTGCTGCTGGCGGCGTCGATACTGCCGATGCTGATCTACTTCGCCGCCCATGCGCTGCATGATCGCGTGCAAGGCAACTGGCCCGCGCCGCTCTATCCATCACTCGCGATCTGCGCCGCAATCACTCTCCAGAACCTTTCGCTGAAAAGACAGCGCACGACGTTCCTCGTCGCGCTCGGCATCGGCTTCGCGATGACGGTGGCCATCTACGCGCACGCCGTTCATCCTTTAGCGGCGACAGCAAAGGACCCGACGGAACAGATGCGCGGCTGGCCTGCCTTGGCCGACGCCATCGAAGCCAAGCGCCGCGAGACGAATGCTGGTTGGGTCGCGACCTCAAGCTACGCGACGACCGGACAACTCCTCATGGGCCTCAAGGGGCGAAGCGAAGTCGCGCAGCTCGATCAGCGCATTCGCTATGAATTCCTGCCGCCGCTTGCTCCGTCTCTGCTGGAAAAACCGGCTCTTTATGTCGAGCTCGAAAGACGTGTCGACCTGCCATTGATGAAGCAGAAATTCCGCAAGATCGAACCGCTCGGAACGCTGACCCGCGCCAACGGCACCCCCGGCGGCGCAACCTACGTTCTCTACCTGCTCTCCGACCCGCCCACGCCGCCGCTGTAA
- a CDS encoding ferritin-like domain-containing protein, with protein sequence MKIENLEDLFNHTLEDIYYAENKLVKALPKMAKASDSPQLAKAFTGHMEETKEHIARLDEVFKALGRKSKATECPAIKGILEEGEELMSEIKDPDTRDAAMIAAGQAAEHYEITRYGTLVSWAKLLGHKEIATILEKTLKEEYATDDKLTKLAEGRLNKEAA encoded by the coding sequence ATGAAAATTGAAAATCTCGAAGACCTGTTCAATCATACGCTCGAAGATATTTATTACGCCGAGAACAAGCTGGTTAAGGCTTTGCCAAAAATGGCGAAGGCTTCGGATTCCCCGCAGCTCGCCAAGGCTTTCACGGGGCACATGGAAGAGACGAAGGAGCACATCGCCCGTCTCGATGAGGTGTTCAAAGCTCTCGGCCGGAAGTCGAAGGCAACCGAATGCCCGGCCATCAAAGGCATTCTGGAAGAAGGCGAGGAGCTGATGTCGGAGATCAAGGATCCCGACACGCGCGACGCAGCGATGATCGCTGCGGGCCAAGCGGCCGAGCATTACGAGATCACGCGCTACGGCACGCTCGTCTCGTGGGCGAAGCTCCTGGGTCACAAGGAGATCGCGACGATCCTCGAAAAGACCTTGAAAGAAGAATACGCGACGGACGACAAACTAACGAAGCTCGCAGAAGGCCGTCTCAATAAGGAAGCAGCGTAA
- a CDS encoding alpha/beta hydrolase translates to MKTSEVDILIVPGWQGSGPDHWQSRWERNLKTARRVIQHDWENPEVEAWGDRIAKFAGGATQPVVVVAHSLGVAATVLAAGKLKRNGVIGAFLVAPADLDYAKFWPDNGSQRWPPEKGNGGFETLPQQRLPFRSHVVVANNDLYCSYARAEHLAAKWGATLSDAGESGHISTASGHGPWPEGLLEFGKFLRTLG, encoded by the coding sequence ATGAAAACATCGGAAGTCGACATTCTCATTGTGCCCGGCTGGCAGGGCTCCGGCCCTGATCACTGGCAGAGCCGCTGGGAGAGAAATCTCAAGACAGCGCGTCGCGTCATCCAACATGATTGGGAAAATCCCGAGGTCGAAGCCTGGGGCGACCGCATCGCGAAATTCGCGGGCGGCGCGACGCAGCCGGTCGTGGTCGTCGCTCATTCGCTCGGCGTCGCAGCCACGGTGCTCGCCGCCGGCAAGCTGAAACGCAATGGCGTCATCGGCGCGTTCCTAGTAGCACCGGCCGATCTCGACTATGCCAAGTTCTGGCCCGACAACGGCAGCCAGCGATGGCCGCCCGAGAAAGGTAACGGCGGCTTCGAAACTTTGCCCCAACAACGATTGCCGTTTCGATCGCACGTCGTCGTCGCCAACAACGACCTTTATTGCAGCTATGCTCGCGCCGAACACCTAGCGGCGAAATGGGGTGCAACCCTTAGCGATGCGGGAGAAAGCGGCCACATCAGCACCGCGTCGGGGCACGGTCCCTGGCCGGAAGGACTTCTCGAGTTCGGAAAATTTCTGCGCACTCTCGGATGA
- a CDS encoding DUF1476 domain-containing protein has translation MTTFDNRERGFENKFAHDEDLRFRAESRRNKALAEWAGAKLGLTGDALEAYVKEVRKADLLEKGDEDVFRKVKGDLEAKGVAVSETEIRSFMAEALSKAVSDIESAKS, from the coding sequence ATGACGACCTTCGACAATCGCGAGCGGGGATTTGAGAACAAGTTCGCCCATGACGAAGATCTGCGTTTCCGAGCCGAGTCGCGTCGCAACAAGGCGCTTGCTGAATGGGCCGGCGCGAAGCTCGGGCTCACCGGAGATGCGCTTGAGGCTTACGTGAAGGAAGTTCGCAAGGCCGATCTTCTTGAGAAGGGCGATGAGGATGTGTTCCGGAAAGTGAAAGGCGATCTCGAAGCAAAGGGCGTCGCGGTTTCCGAAACCGAAATCCGCAGCTTCATGGCTGAAGCGCTCTCGAAGGCCGTGAGCGATATCGAGTCGGCGAAGAGCTGA